From a single Alkalihalophilus pseudofirmus genomic region:
- a CDS encoding spore coat protein, giving the protein MNQSQMQSNQLQSNQLPQNMSHGGHEVFDAHEIIAEMINVLDQYMMFRSFMKDQELIDILDRQYAFIESQYNLIVDAFSTGSKPQGGSTDVYKMTQSNDVVFGISPTQPKKPNRSISEIKEAGLSAHMLGLLKTTASTMTMTSVEMTNPVLRRILADTVPNMIEMAYEVFLYQNKHGYYQVPQLKQQDMQTMTQAYAKTTAPPQMPNGGENQTQQQQQPFMQ; this is encoded by the coding sequence ATGAATCAATCTCAAATGCAGTCAAATCAATTGCAGTCAAATCAGTTACCGCAAAACATGAGCCATGGAGGCCACGAAGTATTTGATGCGCATGAGATTATCGCAGAAATGATTAACGTCCTTGATCAATATATGATGTTCCGTTCATTTATGAAGGATCAAGAGTTAATTGACATTCTTGATCGCCAGTACGCTTTTATTGAGAGTCAATATAATTTAATCGTAGATGCATTTTCTACGGGATCGAAGCCACAAGGCGGATCGACAGATGTATATAAAATGACTCAATCCAATGATGTCGTATTCGGTATCAGCCCAACGCAGCCGAAAAAGCCTAACCGCTCCATTTCAGAAATTAAAGAAGCTGGCTTATCTGCACATATGTTAGGACTTCTTAAGACAACAGCCTCTACAATGACAATGACTTCAGTTGAGATGACGAACCCTGTACTGCGCAGGATTTTAGCAGATACAGTTCCAAATATGATTGAGATGGCTTATGAAGTGTTTTTATACCAAAATAAACACGGATATTATCAAGTACCTCAGTTAAAGCAGCAAGATATGCAAACAATGACACAAGCTTATGCTAAAACAACCGCACCGCCGCAAATGCCAAATGGCGGCGAAAATCAAACGCAGCAACAACAACAGCCTTTCATGCAATAA
- a CDS encoding AbrB family transcriptional regulator has translation MLQKATFLIIAALVGAAFSYLNVPAGWLLGSLVTGIVSAFYIKKLFFSDSLFKVSLALIGGNIGFMVVPEQFLTYHMLIGPFLITLILTIVGGILLGRFLLKYTGMHPNTAFFCCMPGGASEVIALSKEYGADQRLVAAFHTTRITLFVFIIPFIVGLSHPVVNSGLSSNGVSFTSGSTAIAALIVVVIVTLWLGARVRFPGSALFFAIVLGFSVHQWVIPASEMPFFVTGLAQALMGAIIGMRFDRETFQEIKQVGGASALTLALYFLMSFGLAAIFFFLTPINYSTSLLSIVPAGAAEMASTATMLAIEPTMVATLQMLRVLALFLVLPFLIKWFAEKPKTNP, from the coding sequence ATGCTGCAAAAAGCAACTTTTCTTATCATTGCAGCCCTTGTTGGAGCTGCTTTTTCTTACTTGAATGTTCCTGCAGGGTGGCTATTAGGTTCATTAGTGACAGGTATTGTTAGTGCGTTTTATATTAAAAAACTATTCTTTTCAGATTCTCTTTTTAAAGTATCATTAGCGCTAATAGGCGGAAATATTGGATTTATGGTGGTCCCCGAACAATTTCTTACTTACCACATGTTAATCGGGCCATTTTTGATTACCCTTATTTTAACGATTGTGGGCGGTATTCTTTTAGGGAGATTTTTATTGAAATATACAGGCATGCACCCCAACACGGCTTTCTTTTGCTGTATGCCTGGAGGGGCTTCAGAGGTGATTGCTCTGAGTAAGGAATATGGAGCGGACCAGCGGCTTGTGGCAGCTTTTCATACAACAAGAATTACTTTGTTTGTCTTCATTATTCCGTTTATAGTCGGTTTGAGCCATCCAGTTGTAAATTCAGGTCTTTCTTCAAACGGTGTATCATTCACAAGTGGAAGTACAGCGATTGCTGCGTTAATCGTGGTTGTGATTGTCACTTTATGGTTAGGGGCTAGAGTAAGGTTCCCAGGTTCTGCTTTGTTTTTTGCTATTGTCCTTGGTTTTTCTGTGCATCAATGGGTGATTCCTGCTTCTGAGATGCCGTTTTTTGTGACGGGGCTTGCGCAAGCGTTAATGGGGGCCATTATTGGGATGCGGTTTGACCGTGAAACCTTTCAGGAAATAAAACAGGTAGGCGGGGCAAGTGCGCTTACACTCGCTTTATACTTTTTGATGAGCTTTGGGCTTGCTGCGATCTTCTTTTTCCTCACTCCTATCAACTATTCGACAAGCCTCTTAAGCATAGTTCCTGCAGGAGCCGCTGAAATGGCTTCAACAGCTACGATGCTTGCTATTGAACCGACAATGGTCGCCACCTTGCAAATGCTTAGAGTTCTAGCCTTATTTCTTGTACTGCCTTTTTTGATCAAGTGGTTTGCCGAGAAACCTAAAACAAACCCGTAG